The Microbacterium sp. LWH7-1.2 genome window below encodes:
- the pyrE gene encoding orotate phosphoribosyltransferase: protein MTAASTPELEADRQYLIALIQDEAVFHGDFTLSSGKKATYYVDMRKLTLDHRAAPSIGRIMLDLIRDVDGIVAVGGLTLGADPIANAVMHESARTHKPLDAFVVRKEPKDHGRGRQVEGADVAGKRVVVVEDTSTTGQSALKAVEALRREGAEPVAVAVIVDRKTGAQAAVEAEGLQWLAAIDLDDLGLDAQ, encoded by the coding sequence ATGACCGCCGCCTCCACGCCCGAGCTCGAAGCCGACCGCCAATACCTGATCGCTCTGATCCAGGACGAGGCGGTGTTCCACGGGGACTTCACCCTCTCGAGCGGCAAGAAGGCGACGTACTACGTCGACATGCGCAAGCTCACGCTCGACCACCGTGCGGCGCCCTCGATCGGCCGCATCATGCTCGACCTCATCCGTGACGTGGACGGCATCGTCGCCGTCGGCGGGCTCACCCTCGGTGCCGACCCCATCGCGAACGCCGTGATGCACGAGTCCGCGCGCACCCACAAGCCTCTCGACGCCTTCGTCGTGCGCAAGGAGCCGAAGGACCACGGCCGCGGCCGCCAGGTGGAGGGGGCGGACGTCGCGGGCAAACGCGTCGTCGTCGTCGAAGACACCTCGACCACGGGTCAGTCGGCGCTGAAGGCCGTCGAGGCGCTGCGCCGCGAAGGTGCCGAGCCCGTCGCCGTCGCCGTGATCGTCGACCGCAAGACCGGTGCGCAGGCCGCGGTCGAGGCCGAGGGGCTGCAGTGGCTCGCCGCCATCGACCTCGACGACCTCGGCCTCGACGCCCAGTAG
- a CDS encoding carboxymuconolactone decarboxylase family protein, translated as MTSDTRIPTADVTGPQGAIIKFAARRMIGRVPDSLGVLWHHRRVMKDAMGIGQKVEGWHELDPSLATFAAMASAATIGCSFCLDFNYFMSRNRDVDAAKVREVPRWRESRLFTPRERRVMEYAEAASQTPPAVTDELSDALLQDLGPAGLVELAARVAFMNMSARMNIALGIRSEHFADACGLPPLAERPAVGASA; from the coding sequence ATGACCAGCGACACCCGCATCCCCACCGCAGACGTCACCGGCCCCCAGGGCGCGATCATCAAGTTCGCCGCGCGCAGGATGATCGGCCGCGTCCCCGACTCCCTCGGTGTGCTGTGGCACCATCGGCGGGTCATGAAGGACGCGATGGGCATCGGCCAGAAGGTCGAGGGCTGGCACGAGCTCGACCCGAGCCTCGCGACCTTCGCTGCCATGGCGTCGGCGGCGACCATCGGCTGCAGCTTCTGTCTCGACTTCAACTACTTCATGTCGCGCAATCGCGACGTCGATGCGGCGAAGGTGCGCGAGGTGCCGCGGTGGCGCGAATCGCGCCTGTTCACGCCACGCGAGCGCCGCGTGATGGAGTACGCGGAAGCCGCGAGCCAGACGCCGCCGGCCGTCACGGATGAGCTGTCCGACGCGCTGCTCCAGGATCTCGGCCCCGCGGGACTCGTCGAGCTCGCGGCCCGCGTCGCGTTCATGAACATGTCGGCGCGGATGAACATCGCGCTCGGCATCCGTTCCGAGCACTTCGCGGACGCCTGCGGCCTGCCTCCGCTCGCCGAGCGTCCGGCCGTCGGCGCTTCCGCGTAG
- a CDS encoding RNA polymerase sigma-70 factor, with protein sequence MSTAAVDDPFVTHRSLLFTVAYEMLGSAADAEDVLQESWLRWAAVDRDTVQEPRAYLVRIVTRQALNHLRTVSRRREEYVGEWLPEPLLTSPDVADDVELAENLSIAMLTVLETLGPAERAVFVLREVFDVPYDEIADAVGKTPAAVRQIAHRARDHVAARRPRVTVGPTEHEEVVERLVVALNSGDLQGLMDVLAPDVVSVADGGGKVRGAARRPIVGADRLARYLVGGMAKVEGTLVASSTWVNGQPGVRMELDGVLVGVVSLTVVDGRITRVYSIANPEKLGHVDAEAVVAR encoded by the coding sequence ATGAGCACCGCCGCCGTCGACGACCCGTTCGTCACGCACCGGAGCCTGCTGTTCACCGTCGCGTACGAGATGCTGGGCTCGGCAGCCGACGCCGAGGATGTGCTGCAGGAGTCGTGGCTGCGGTGGGCGGCGGTCGACCGCGACACCGTGCAGGAGCCGCGCGCCTACCTCGTGCGCATCGTGACGCGCCAGGCGCTCAACCACCTGCGCACGGTCTCGCGGCGCCGCGAGGAGTACGTCGGCGAATGGCTTCCCGAGCCGCTCCTCACAAGCCCGGACGTGGCAGACGACGTCGAGCTCGCCGAGAACCTCTCGATCGCGATGCTCACGGTGCTCGAGACGCTCGGGCCCGCGGAGCGCGCCGTGTTCGTGCTGCGCGAGGTGTTCGACGTGCCGTACGACGAGATCGCGGACGCCGTGGGCAAGACTCCTGCGGCGGTGCGGCAGATCGCGCACCGCGCGAGGGACCACGTCGCCGCCCGCAGGCCCCGCGTCACGGTCGGGCCCACCGAGCACGAGGAGGTCGTGGAGCGCCTGGTCGTGGCGCTCAACAGCGGCGACCTGCAGGGGCTCATGGACGTGCTCGCGCCCGACGTCGTGTCGGTCGCCGACGGCGGCGGCAAGGTCCGCGGTGCGGCCCGCCGGCCGATCGTCGGCGCGGATCGGCTCGCGCGGTACCTCGTCGGCGGCATGGCGAAGGTCGAGGGCACCCTCGTGGCGTCGTCGACGTGGGTCAACGGCCAGCCGGGGGTGCGCATGGAGCTCGACGGCGTGCTCGTCGGCGTCGTGAGTCTCACCGTCGTGGACGGGCGCATCACCCGGGTGTACTCGATCGCCAACCCCGAGAAGCTCGGGCATGTCGACGCCGAGGCCGTGGTCGCCCGCTGA
- a CDS encoding YdeI/OmpD-associated family protein — MGALDDGEMVEVTDAAAWRSWLDANHRTSKGAWLVRARPGSGLEVIGYEDAILQALCFGWIDGPVRSFDDERGGLWFAPRRATSGWAATNKARLIQLEEAGLITEAGYRAVEVAKANGAWTVLDNAEALREPDDLAAALDAVPAARAAWDAFPPSSRKLGITNVDMARRPDTRAARVAKIVADAAEGKRP; from the coding sequence ATGGGAGCGCTCGACGACGGCGAGATGGTGGAAGTGACGGATGCCGCGGCCTGGCGCTCGTGGCTCGACGCGAACCACCGCACCTCGAAGGGGGCGTGGCTCGTGCGGGCGCGACCGGGTTCGGGGCTCGAGGTCATCGGCTACGAGGACGCCATCCTGCAGGCGCTGTGCTTCGGGTGGATCGACGGTCCGGTGCGTTCGTTCGACGACGAGCGCGGCGGCCTGTGGTTCGCGCCGCGGCGCGCGACGAGCGGCTGGGCGGCGACGAACAAAGCACGGCTCATCCAGCTCGAGGAGGCAGGCCTGATCACCGAGGCCGGTTATCGCGCCGTCGAGGTCGCCAAGGCGAACGGCGCGTGGACCGTGCTCGACAACGCCGAGGCGCTGCGCGAGCCCGACGACCTCGCGGCGGCGCTCGACGCCGTACCCGCGGCGCGCGCCGCGTGGGACGCGTTCCCGCCGTCGAGCCGCAAGCTCGGCATCACGAACGTCGACATGGCACGGCGCCCCGACACGCGGGCCGCGCGGGTCGCGAAGATCGTGGCGGATGCCGCGGAAGGGAAGCGCCCGTGA
- a CDS encoding PLP-dependent aminotransferase family protein: protein MAETQTNPVAWETLLDLAAYDGPRHVRLEQAVRDAVAAGRLPSGAALPPSRLLAASLGVSRWVVTEVYGRLTAEGILDARTGSATRVAASVRATAARPDPQPVAPLRRPRYDLAPGVPDLRNAPRALWLRAMTEALTQSPDAELFRLDGDVPAARDALSAYLSRSRFARADAESVLVTHGAADGMRRVARALRTLGHTALLVEDPSWQRMRQVAAAEGLTSVPVAVDDDGVDVAALVEASVRTGARAALVTPAHQFPTGVPLSAERRERLIAWTRACDGVVIEDDYDAEFRYDRRPIGALQAMAPDRVVLAGSLSKTATPALSIGWLVLPPWLREGVRAAGGAAPSTLDQLALSRFLTSGGLDRHLRGARSRYRRRREALLAALAHELPECRVAGIAAGLHVVLGLPRGVRAADVVRAAEPRDLGLTDIRRYRVSPDAPAPERLVLGYGDLADPLVDEAVRVLADSVREVGGSR from the coding sequence ATGGCAGAAACCCAGACCAATCCGGTGGCGTGGGAGACACTGCTCGACCTCGCCGCGTACGACGGCCCCCGTCACGTGCGGCTGGAGCAGGCGGTGAGGGATGCTGTCGCCGCGGGTCGCCTGCCCTCCGGCGCCGCACTCCCCCCGAGCCGACTCCTCGCGGCGTCGCTGGGCGTCTCGCGGTGGGTGGTCACGGAGGTGTACGGGCGTCTCACGGCCGAAGGCATCCTCGATGCCCGGACCGGCTCGGCGACGCGGGTCGCAGCATCCGTCCGCGCCACAGCTGCCCGGCCCGATCCGCAACCCGTCGCCCCGCTCCGGCGTCCCCGGTACGACCTCGCCCCCGGCGTGCCGGACCTGCGGAACGCGCCGCGCGCCCTCTGGCTGCGCGCGATGACCGAGGCGTTGACCCAGAGCCCGGACGCCGAGCTGTTCCGCCTCGACGGGGATGTGCCGGCCGCCCGCGACGCACTCTCGGCGTATCTGTCGCGGTCGCGCTTCGCACGGGCCGACGCGGAGTCGGTCCTCGTCACGCACGGCGCCGCCGACGGCATGCGCCGTGTGGCGCGGGCGCTCCGCACCCTCGGGCACACCGCGCTCCTCGTCGAGGACCCGTCCTGGCAGCGCATGCGTCAGGTCGCCGCGGCGGAGGGTCTCACGTCGGTGCCCGTCGCGGTGGACGACGACGGGGTCGATGTCGCGGCGCTGGTCGAGGCCTCCGTCCGCACCGGCGCGCGCGCCGCCCTCGTGACGCCCGCGCACCAGTTCCCCACGGGAGTTCCGCTGTCGGCCGAGCGGCGCGAGCGGCTCATCGCGTGGACCCGTGCGTGCGACGGCGTCGTGATCGAGGACGACTACGACGCCGAGTTCCGCTACGACCGGCGCCCGATCGGGGCGCTGCAGGCGATGGCGCCGGACCGCGTGGTGCTCGCTGGCAGCCTCAGCAAGACCGCGACTCCCGCGCTCAGCATCGGCTGGCTCGTGCTGCCGCCATGGCTGCGCGAGGGGGTGCGCGCGGCGGGAGGGGCGGCGCCGTCGACGCTCGACCAGCTGGCCCTCTCGCGGTTCCTGACATCGGGCGGGCTCGACCGCCACCTGCGCGGCGCCCGCAGCCGCTACCGCCGGCGGCGCGAGGCGCTGCTTGCGGCGCTCGCGCACGAGCTGCCGGAGTGCCGCGTGGCGGGCATCGCGGCGGGGCTCCATGTCGTGCTCGGCCTGCCACGCGGCGTGCGCGCGGCAGATGTCGTGCGCGCAGCGGAGCCCCGCGACCTGGGCCTCACCGACATCCGCCGCTACCGCGTATCGCCCGACGCGCCGGCGCCCGAGCGTCTCGTGCTCGGCTACGGCGACCTCGCCGATCCCCTCGTCGACGAGGCCGTGCGGGTGCTGGCCGACTCCGTGCGCGAGGTCGGCGGCTCCCGGTAG
- a CDS encoding aldo/keto reductase — translation MQYRTISNGTTSFEVSTLCLGTMFFGTRTDTTTSLEILDRFADAGGTFVDTANNYNAWVGGNGRDSEDVLGQWIRRRGGLGDVRLATKLGAAKKDPSLPLQNVEPTNFQGLSAEVVAREARLSLQHLGVDRLDVLYGHVDDRETPIAETVAAFGQLQREGLVGISGISNVALWRLIEARDEALRQGVDPYGVVQQGYSYVYPSPGVGRTNDVSVELLDYVESLASGAAAAAGADGRPPLTITAYSPLHQGAFTRDDKPMWAPMRHASNRERVRALHDVATEIGATPNQVALAWLLGAEVPVIPVVGISSVAQLEEALAASELVLDADVRARLDTADLDVRATVAV, via the coding sequence ATGCAGTACCGCACCATCTCCAACGGCACGACCTCGTTCGAGGTCTCGACCCTGTGCCTCGGCACCATGTTCTTCGGCACCCGCACCGACACCACCACATCGCTCGAGATCCTCGACCGCTTCGCCGACGCCGGCGGCACCTTCGTCGACACCGCGAACAACTACAACGCGTGGGTCGGCGGGAACGGCCGCGACAGCGAGGACGTGCTGGGGCAGTGGATCCGCCGCCGCGGCGGCCTCGGCGACGTGCGCCTGGCGACCAAGCTCGGCGCGGCGAAGAAGGATCCCTCGCTGCCGCTGCAGAACGTCGAGCCGACGAACTTCCAGGGACTGTCGGCCGAGGTCGTCGCCCGCGAGGCGCGCCTCAGCCTGCAGCACCTCGGCGTCGACCGCCTCGACGTGCTGTACGGGCACGTCGACGACCGCGAGACGCCCATCGCCGAGACCGTCGCCGCCTTCGGGCAGCTCCAGCGCGAGGGGCTCGTCGGCATCTCGGGCATCTCGAACGTCGCGCTGTGGCGTCTGATCGAGGCGCGCGACGAGGCGCTGCGCCAGGGCGTCGACCCCTACGGCGTCGTGCAGCAGGGGTACAGCTACGTGTACCCGAGCCCGGGCGTCGGGCGCACGAACGACGTGTCGGTGGAACTCCTCGATTATGTCGAATCCTTGGCCTCAGGCGCTGCCGCGGCCGCGGGCGCGGACGGCCGGCCGCCGCTCACCATCACGGCGTACTCGCCGCTGCACCAGGGAGCCTTCACCCGCGACGACAAGCCGATGTGGGCGCCGATGCGTCACGCCTCGAACCGCGAGCGCGTGCGCGCGCTCCACGACGTCGCCACCGAGATCGGCGCGACCCCGAACCAGGTCGCGCTCGCCTGGCTGCTGGGCGCGGAGGTGCCGGTGATCCCCGTCGTCGGCATCTCGAGCGTCGCACAGCTCGAAGAGGCGCTCGCCGCCTCCGAGCTCGTCCTCGACGCCGACGTCCGCGCCCGGCTCGACACCGCCGACCTCGACGTGCGCGCCACGGTCGCGGTCTGA
- a CDS encoding HAD-IIA family hydrolase, with protein MRTRADIECWLTDMDGVLVHENTPIPGASDLLQQWRDQGVPFLVLTNNSIFTPRDLSARLRASGLLVPEESIWTSALATADFLESQMPGGSAFVIGEAGLTTALHEAGFIMTETDPDYVVVGETRNYSFEAITKAIRFINAGARFIATNPDATGPSTEGVLPATGAISALITKATGMEPYVVGKPNPMMFRSAMNRLGAHSENTGMIGDRMDTDVVAGIEAGLHTVLVLTGISDAAEIARYPFRPDEVLNSVAALLDHEPVESEDPELL; from the coding sequence ATGCGGACCCGCGCGGACATCGAATGCTGGCTCACCGACATGGACGGCGTGCTGGTCCACGAGAACACCCCCATCCCCGGGGCCTCCGACCTGCTCCAGCAGTGGCGGGATCAGGGCGTGCCGTTCCTGGTGCTCACCAACAACTCGATCTTCACGCCCCGCGATCTGTCGGCCCGGCTGCGGGCGTCCGGCCTCCTCGTGCCGGAGGAGTCGATCTGGACCTCCGCCCTCGCCACCGCCGACTTCCTCGAGTCGCAGATGCCCGGCGGCTCGGCCTTCGTCATCGGCGAAGCGGGGCTGACGACAGCCCTCCACGAGGCGGGCTTCATCATGACCGAGACCGATCCCGACTACGTCGTCGTCGGTGAGACCCGCAACTACTCCTTCGAGGCGATCACGAAGGCGATCCGCTTCATCAACGCCGGCGCGCGCTTCATCGCGACCAACCCCGACGCCACCGGCCCCTCGACCGAGGGTGTGCTGCCCGCCACGGGCGCGATCTCGGCGCTGATCACGAAGGCGACCGGCATGGAGCCCTACGTCGTGGGCAAGCCGAACCCGATGATGTTCCGCTCGGCGATGAACCGCCTCGGCGCGCACTCCGAGAACACCGGCATGATCGGCGACCGCATGGACACCGACGTCGTCGCCGGCATCGAGGCGGGCCTGCACACGGTGCTCGTGCTCACCGGCATCAGCGACGCCGCCGAGATCGCCCGCTACCCGTTCCGCCCCGACGAGGTGCTGAACTCGGTGGCCGCCCTCCTCGACCACGAGCCTGTCGAATCCGAGGATCCCGAGCTCCTGTAG
- a CDS encoding SDR family NAD(P)-dependent oxidoreductase: protein MTWDPRTLPDLSGRVYLVTGSNAGLGYFASEQLVRAGAHVLMSARHPNRLSAARAAIRRRVPDAAPDATEPLILDTSNLASVRSAAASVRGKGGLDGVLLNAGIVHAPKERETTIDGHEVVFATNALGHYALAGELLPALAEAHGRMVWVGSMSTSLTPYDPVDPQLVDGYTAWRAYVQSKVATSALGFEADRRLRAAGIPVASVVAHPGYSTGGRTPGIVGVNEPSRAKRFRDNLQAAMAQSKEHGAWPLVRALTDPDVEGGEFWGPRTGSRGEPRKQTASKITRDPVVAARLWDVAETTTGVRWPFEMAARR from the coding sequence GTGACGTGGGACCCCCGGACCCTCCCGGACCTTTCCGGACGCGTGTACCTCGTGACCGGATCCAATGCCGGCCTCGGCTACTTCGCCTCGGAGCAGCTCGTGCGCGCCGGCGCGCACGTGCTGATGTCGGCGCGCCATCCGAACCGGCTGTCGGCCGCGCGCGCGGCGATCCGCCGGCGGGTTCCGGATGCGGCACCCGACGCGACCGAGCCCCTCATCCTCGACACCTCCAACCTCGCGTCGGTGCGCTCCGCCGCGGCGAGCGTGCGGGGCAAGGGCGGCCTCGACGGCGTGCTGCTCAACGCCGGCATCGTCCACGCGCCGAAGGAGCGCGAGACCACGATCGACGGGCACGAGGTCGTCTTCGCCACCAACGCCCTCGGCCATTACGCGCTCGCCGGCGAACTCCTCCCCGCGCTCGCCGAAGCCCACGGACGCATGGTGTGGGTGGGCAGCATGTCGACCTCGCTCACGCCCTACGACCCCGTCGACCCGCAGCTCGTCGACGGATACACGGCCTGGCGCGCGTACGTGCAGTCGAAGGTCGCGACGTCGGCGCTGGGCTTCGAGGCCGACCGGCGCCTGCGCGCGGCCGGCATCCCGGTCGCGAGCGTCGTCGCCCACCCCGGCTATTCGACCGGGGGTCGCACGCCCGGCATCGTCGGTGTCAACGAGCCCTCGCGCGCCAAGCGCTTCCGCGACAACCTCCAGGCGGCGATGGCCCAGTCGAAGGAGCACGGCGCGTGGCCGCTCGTGCGAGCCCTCACCGACCCCGACGTGGAAGGCGGCGAGTTCTGGGGTCCGCGCACCGGCTCGCGCGGAGAGCCCCGCAAGCAGACCGCCTCGAAGATCACGCGCGATCCGGTGGTCGCCGCCCGCCTGTGGGACGTCGCCGAGACCACCACAGGCGTGCGCTGGCCGTTCGAGATGGCCGCGCGCCGCTGA
- a CDS encoding VIT1/CCC1 transporter family protein: protein MAEVAPSLWSRFVARVRETSWAIDANDGIIATAGLLQGFAGAGAGDRLLLFTAVAAMIAGGLSAGGAKWAEVAAERESELEIAAQEEEDLQRDPAGELATLAAHWESRGLSSQLALEVAQQLTARDALAAQLDAEHGLEEITHRSAPWWAGLETAIAFMMGAAIPVLITYYAPVAIETWAIIVAVVVSLALTSLVAAGVGRLSALRMLIRSLAVGLGTMGVSYAAGVIFF from the coding sequence ATGGCCGAGGTCGCCCCGTCGCTGTGGTCGCGCTTCGTCGCGCGCGTGCGCGAGACCTCGTGGGCGATCGACGCGAACGACGGGATCATCGCGACCGCGGGCCTGCTGCAGGGCTTCGCGGGCGCCGGTGCCGGAGACCGGCTGCTGCTGTTCACGGCTGTTGCCGCGATGATCGCCGGCGGGCTGAGCGCCGGCGGCGCGAAGTGGGCCGAAGTCGCGGCGGAGCGCGAGTCCGAGCTCGAGATCGCGGCGCAGGAGGAGGAAGACCTCCAGCGCGATCCCGCAGGGGAGCTGGCGACGCTCGCGGCGCACTGGGAGTCCCGCGGGCTCTCGTCGCAGCTCGCGCTCGAAGTGGCCCAGCAGCTCACGGCGCGGGACGCGCTCGCCGCTCAGCTCGATGCCGAGCACGGGCTCGAGGAGATCACCCACCGGTCGGCGCCGTGGTGGGCCGGCCTCGAGACCGCGATCGCATTCATGATGGGTGCCGCGATCCCGGTGCTCATCACGTACTACGCCCCTGTCGCGATCGAGACGTGGGCGATCATCGTCGCCGTCGTCGTGTCACTCGCCCTCACCTCGCTGGTGGCGGCGGGCGTCGGCCGCCTCTCGGCGCTGCGCATGCTCATCCGGAGCCTCGCCGTCGGCCTCGGCACGATGGGCGTCAGCTACGCCGCCGGCGTGATCTTCTTCTAG
- a CDS encoding metal-dependent transcriptional regulator — protein sequence MASPAIDDYLKTIYHHTEWQDDRITPSQLAGELGLAPSSVTEMVQKLAAQGLVTHRPYGPIALSEEGERRAAAIIRRHRLIETWLVGEFGYAWDEVHDEAEVLEHAISDRLLEGIDERLGRPRFDPHGDAIPDAAGHVHREPFVLLAHAPTGHVGRVLRVSDRDPELLRAVESAGVSVGATVTVTDAAALRIDGSEVSLPHAAAAAVWLTA from the coding sequence GTGGCCTCCCCTGCGATCGACGACTACCTGAAGACGATCTACCACCACACCGAGTGGCAGGACGATCGCATCACGCCGTCGCAGCTGGCCGGCGAGCTCGGCCTCGCGCCGTCGAGCGTCACCGAGATGGTGCAGAAGCTCGCCGCGCAGGGTCTCGTGACGCATCGCCCCTACGGTCCCATCGCGCTCTCCGAGGAGGGCGAGCGCCGCGCGGCGGCGATCATCCGCCGGCACCGGCTCATCGAGACCTGGCTCGTGGGCGAGTTCGGCTACGCATGGGACGAGGTGCACGACGAGGCCGAGGTGCTCGAGCACGCGATCAGCGACCGGCTGCTCGAGGGCATCGACGAGCGGCTCGGACGCCCGCGTTTCGACCCGCACGGCGATGCGATCCCGGATGCCGCGGGCCATGTCCACCGCGAGCCGTTCGTGCTGCTCGCCCACGCGCCCACCGGGCATGTCGGACGGGTGCTGCGCGTGAGCGACCGCGACCCCGAGCTGCTCAGGGCTGTCGAGTCGGCCGGCGTCTCCGTCGGCGCGACCGTGACGGTGACGGATGCTGCCGCCCTCCGTATCGACGGCTCCGAGGTGTCACTGCCCCACGCGGCCGCTGCGGCCGTCTGGCTCACCGCCTGA
- a CDS encoding Nramp family divalent metal transporter → MPRLAWLIGPALVAGVAYLDPGNVASNMTAGARYGYLLVWVVVIGNVMAWLIQYLSAKLGIVTGQSLPETLGHRIRNRWGRRAYWLQAELVAMATDIAEVIGGAVALNLLFGVPLVWGGVITGTVSIALLLIQSRRGPRTFEFVVIGLLAIIAIGFSFGVFVAPPDGASVVAGLVPRFEGTDSVLLAASILGATIMPHAIYAHSALARDRFAPPPATAAVALGGDRLVPRGSRAADAPIGAPADPTLAELRGIPTRRLLRATKWDVTIAMLIAGTVNLCILLLAAANLAGVPGTDSLEGAYAALYAGLGPLVATLFAVGLLASGLASTSVGAYAGAEIMHGLLHIRVPLLARRLVTLIPALAILAVGFDPTVALVLSQVVLSFGIPFALIPLIALTANREVLGGYRNRVWTTIAGIAASVFLIALNGMLLYLVLTGA, encoded by the coding sequence ATGCCCCGCCTCGCGTGGCTGATCGGCCCGGCGCTCGTCGCGGGGGTCGCGTATCTCGATCCCGGCAACGTCGCGAGCAACATGACCGCCGGCGCGCGGTACGGGTACCTGCTCGTGTGGGTCGTGGTGATCGGCAACGTCATGGCGTGGCTCATCCAGTACCTGTCGGCCAAGCTCGGCATCGTCACCGGCCAGAGCCTCCCCGAGACCCTGGGCCACCGCATCCGCAACCGCTGGGGGCGGCGCGCGTACTGGCTGCAGGCCGAGCTCGTCGCGATGGCGACCGACATCGCCGAGGTGATCGGCGGGGCGGTCGCGCTCAACCTGCTGTTCGGCGTGCCGCTCGTGTGGGGCGGCGTGATCACCGGGACCGTGTCGATCGCGCTCCTGCTCATCCAGTCGCGACGGGGTCCGCGCACGTTCGAGTTCGTGGTCATCGGCCTGCTCGCCATCATCGCGATCGGGTTCTCGTTCGGCGTCTTCGTCGCGCCGCCCGACGGCGCGAGCGTGGTCGCGGGCCTGGTGCCGCGCTTCGAGGGCACCGACTCGGTGCTGCTGGCGGCGTCGATCCTCGGCGCGACGATCATGCCCCACGCCATCTATGCGCACAGCGCCCTGGCGCGCGACCGCTTCGCCCCGCCACCGGCGACGGCCGCCGTCGCGCTCGGCGGCGATCGACTGGTGCCGCGCGGCTCCCGCGCTGCGGATGCCCCGATCGGGGCTCCGGCAGACCCGACGCTGGCCGAGCTGCGCGGCATCCCCACTCGTCGCCTCCTGCGCGCGACCAAGTGGGACGTCACCATCGCGATGCTGATCGCGGGCACCGTGAACCTCTGCATCCTGCTGCTCGCGGCGGCGAATCTGGCGGGGGTGCCGGGCACCGACTCCCTCGAGGGCGCGTACGCCGCGCTGTACGCGGGCCTCGGCCCGCTGGTCGCGACCCTGTTCGCCGTGGGCCTCCTGGCGAGCGGCCTCGCCAGCACGTCGGTCGGCGCCTACGCCGGGGCCGAGATCATGCACGGCCTGCTGCACATCCGCGTGCCGCTCCTCGCCCGCCGCCTCGTCACGCTGATCCCGGCGCTCGCGATCCTCGCGGTCGGATTCGATCCGACGGTCGCGCTGGTGCTGAGCCAGGTCGTGCTGTCCTTCGGCATCCCGTTCGCGCTCATCCCGCTGATCGCGCTCACCGCGAACCGCGAGGTGCTCGGCGGCTACCGCAACCGCGTGTGGACGACGATCGCGGGGATCGCAGCATCCGTGTTCCTCATCGCGCTCAACGGAATGCTGCTCTATCTCGTGCTGACGGGGGCGTGA
- a CDS encoding TrmH family RNA methyltransferase, translating to MPVGVGPWPGGPDAWPDDARYDRELLAHGDARNVVDAYRYWTMDAIVADLDTRRHAFHVAIENWQHDMNIGSIVRSANAFLASEVHIIGKRRWNRRGAMVTDRYQHVRHHETVEAFTAWADAASLPVIAIDNVEGSLALPAADLPEACVLLFGQEGPGLSPEALAAASGTIQIEQYGSTRSINASAAAAVVMYEWCRRWAAPGR from the coding sequence CTGCCGGTCGGCGTGGGGCCGTGGCCCGGGGGTCCCGATGCCTGGCCCGACGACGCGCGCTACGACCGCGAGCTCCTCGCGCACGGCGACGCGCGCAATGTGGTCGACGCCTACCGGTACTGGACGATGGACGCCATCGTCGCCGACCTCGACACGCGCCGCCACGCGTTCCACGTCGCGATCGAGAACTGGCAGCACGACATGAACATCGGCTCGATCGTGCGCAGCGCCAACGCGTTCCTCGCATCCGAGGTGCACATCATCGGCAAGCGCCGCTGGAATCGCCGCGGCGCCATGGTGACCGACCGCTACCAGCACGTGCGCCATCACGAGACCGTCGAGGCCTTCACCGCGTGGGCGGATGCCGCGTCCCTGCCCGTCATCGCGATCGACAACGTCGAGGGCTCGCTGGCGCTGCCCGCCGCCGATCTGCCCGAGGCCTGCGTGCTGCTGTTCGGTCAGGAGGGACCGGGGCTGTCGCCGGAGGCGCTGGCCGCAGCATCCGGAACGATCCAGATCGAGCAGTACGGCTCGACCCGCTCGATCAATGCGAGCGCCGCAGCCGCCGTCGTGATGTACGAGTGGTGCCGCCGCTGGGCCGCGCCCGGTCGCTGA